The following coding sequences are from one Megamonas funiformis window:
- a CDS encoding YczE/YyaS/YitT family protein, whose amino-acid sequence MIKRYGIFLIGLTFMSLGIVLIIKSALGTSPISSVPYVLSLALPFTVGQFNFAVSSLMFILQPIILRNKFEWVQILQVPMTFIFCAFIDLFMYIFSWLHPQAYYQHILVLLIGCICMGIGVTCQLLGRVVMLPGEGLVNAIATHWKLDFGKIKVIFDWSLVAIAGGLSLYYFGTIEGIREGTLVSAFATGLLVKFFMNMLLKFRVKRFGQLRQQYKMEKLKSKGNKV is encoded by the coding sequence ATGATAAAAAGATATGGTATTTTTTTAATTGGACTTACATTTATGTCTTTAGGAATTGTTTTAATCATCAAATCAGCGTTAGGGACTTCTCCAATTTCTAGTGTACCATATGTATTAAGCTTGGCATTGCCATTTACAGTCGGTCAATTTAATTTTGCTGTTAGTTCATTGATGTTTATTTTACAACCTATTATTTTACGCAATAAATTTGAATGGGTACAGATTTTACAAGTGCCAATGACTTTTATTTTCTGTGCTTTTATTGATTTATTTATGTATATATTTAGTTGGCTTCATCCTCAAGCTTATTATCAACATATTTTAGTATTGTTAATCGGTTGTATTTGTATGGGAATAGGTGTTACATGTCAATTATTAGGACGTGTGGTTATGCTTCCTGGTGAAGGTTTAGTGAATGCGATTGCTACTCATTGGAAATTAGACTTTGGCAAGATAAAGGTTATTTTTGATTGGTCACTCGTTGCTATAGCTGGTGGATTATCATTATATTATTTTGGCACTATTGAAGGAATACGAGAAGGAACACTTGTTTCAGCTTTTGCTACAGGTTTATTAGTGAAATTCTTTATGAATATGCTTTTGAAATTTAGAGTGAAGAGATTTGGGCAATTAAGACAGCAATATAAAATGGAAAAGTTAAAATCTAAAGGAAATAAAGTATAA
- a CDS encoding HD domain-containing protein, protein MGKMLTRQEAWELLTKYTKTPSLQKHALAVEAVMKHFAKLNNEDVEKWGVVGLLHDLDYEQFPEEHCHKVVEIMQEEGIDDFYIHAVCSHGYGICSDVKPEYIMEKVLFTTDELTGLINALCLMRPSKSVLDLEVKSVKKKFKDKSFASGVNRQIVKDGCEMLGMSLDEVIKETIEGMKTEAEAIGLKGNL, encoded by the coding sequence ATGGGTAAAATGTTGACAAGACAAGAAGCTTGGGAATTATTGACAAAATATACAAAAACTCCTAGCTTACAAAAACATGCATTGGCAGTAGAAGCTGTAATGAAGCATTTTGCAAAACTAAATAATGAAGATGTAGAAAAATGGGGAGTAGTGGGTTTACTTCATGATTTAGATTATGAACAATTTCCGGAAGAACATTGTCATAAAGTTGTAGAAATCATGCAAGAAGAAGGAATTGATGATTTTTATATTCATGCAGTATGTAGTCATGGTTATGGTATATGTTCTGATGTGAAACCGGAATATATCATGGAAAAAGTGTTATTTACTACAGATGAATTGACTGGACTTATCAATGCACTTTGCTTGATGCGACCTTCAAAAAGTGTATTAGATTTAGAAGTAAAATCAGTTAAAAAGAAATTTAAAGATAAATCATTTGCCTCTGGTGTAAATCGTCAGATTGTAAAAGATGGCTGTGAAATGTTAGGCATGAGCTTAGATGAAGTCATCAAGGAAACTATTGAAGGCATGAAGACGGAAGCAGAAGCTATTGGTTTAAAAGGTAATCTATAA
- a CDS encoding adenylosuccinate synthase — protein MSTVVVTGTQWGDEGKGKIVDYLAEKADIVVRYQGGSNAGHTVTVDGKEFKQRLMPSGMLYDNKICVIANGVAFDPEVILQEMEALKKDGYSVDGLRISNRAHVVMPYHRLMDGLEEENKGELKIGTTKRGIGPCYMDRDNRIGIRVCDLIDEETFNEKLKTALETKNRELVKLYGKEPLNYEDIRTEYLGYAEKLRKHVIDTSAFLNREINAGKKVMFEGAQATMLDIDHGTYPYVTASHPTAGGVSSGAGVGPNKIDKVVGIVKAYCTRVGEGPFPTEQLNEIGDKIRDCGHEYGTVTGRPRRTGWLDACVVRYAGYLSGIDYMAVTRLDILDTFDEIKMCVAYKYNGEILDEMPASLKVLANVEPVYETFAGWKTDISGIRKYEDLPENARKYLERMAQVTGIGLGFVSVGPNRDQTIILHDVF, from the coding sequence ATGTCAACAGTTGTTGTAACTGGTACCCAATGGGGTGATGAAGGTAAAGGTAAAATCGTAGACTATTTAGCAGAAAAAGCTGATATAGTTGTACGTTATCAAGGTGGTAGTAATGCAGGTCATACTGTTACAGTAGACGGCAAAGAATTTAAACAAAGACTCATGCCATCTGGTATGCTCTATGATAATAAAATTTGTGTGATTGCAAATGGTGTAGCTTTTGACCCTGAAGTAATCCTTCAAGAAATGGAAGCTCTAAAAAAAGATGGTTACTCTGTTGACGGATTACGTATCTCTAATCGTGCTCACGTTGTAATGCCTTACCATCGTCTTATGGACGGTCTTGAAGAAGAAAACAAAGGCGAATTAAAAATCGGTACTACTAAACGTGGTATTGGCCCATGCTATATGGACCGCGATAACCGTATTGGTATCCGCGTTTGTGATTTAATTGATGAAGAAACATTCAACGAAAAATTAAAAACAGCTCTTGAAACTAAAAATCGTGAGCTTGTAAAACTCTATGGTAAAGAACCATTAAACTATGAAGATATTCGCACTGAATATCTCGGTTACGCTGAAAAACTCAGAAAACATGTAATTGATACTTCCGCATTCTTAAATAGAGAAATCAATGCTGGTAAAAAAGTAATGTTTGAAGGTGCTCAAGCTACTATGCTTGATATCGACCATGGTACTTATCCATATGTTACTGCTTCTCATCCAACAGCTGGTGGCGTAAGCTCCGGTGCTGGTGTAGGCCCTAACAAAATCGATAAAGTAGTAGGTATCGTAAAAGCATATTGCACTCGCGTTGGTGAAGGTCCTTTCCCAACTGAACAGCTCAACGAAATCGGCGATAAAATCCGTGATTGCGGTCATGAATATGGTACAGTTACAGGTCGTCCTCGTCGTACTGGCTGGCTTGATGCTTGCGTAGTTCGCTATGCAGGTTACCTCAGTGGTATTGATTATATGGCAGTTACTCGCCTTGATATCCTCGATACTTTCGATGAAATCAAAATGTGTGTAGCTTATAAATACAATGGTGAAATCTTAGATGAAATGCCTGCAAGCTTAAAAGTTCTTGCAAACGTAGAACCAGTTTATGAAACATTCGCTGGTTGGAAAACAGACATTTCTGGCATCAGAAAATACGAAGATTTACCAGAAAATGCACGTAAATATTTAGAAAGAATGGCACAGGTTACAGGTATTGGTCTTGGATTTGTTTCCGTAGGTCCAAACCGTGACCAAACAATCATTCTTCATGATGTATTTTAA
- the purB gene encoding adenylosuccinate lyase → MIERYTNPEMGRIWTLQHEFEVMLEVEITACEAMAELGQIPVEAAKNIREKAQFNLERVKEIEKVTNHDIIAFLTNVAEYVGEDSKYIHKGLTSSDVKDTALGIMMKKSAELILEDLKNLRDVLKRQAKKYKHTVCIGRTHGIHAEPMTLGLKFALWYDEICRDIERVEHAKKVVAVGKLSGAVGTYSNIDPRIEEITCKKLGIEPVKLATQVIQRDRHAEYMTTLAIVASTFEKIATELRNLQRTDIREVEEYFQPGQKGSSAMPHKRNPITGERITGMARLVRGNAIAAMEDITLWHERDISHSSVERVILPDSTINVDYCCRKLTNLVDKLLVYPEAMMENLNKTGGLIFSQRIMLAVVSKGVLREDAYKWVQRNAMARWLKGEDFRTNVEKDPDITKYLTKEEIDNCFDYQWFLRNVDMIMARFGIE, encoded by the coding sequence ATGATTGAACGCTATACCAATCCTGAAATGGGAAGAATTTGGACTCTCCAACACGAATTTGAAGTAATGCTTGAAGTTGAAATTACAGCTTGTGAAGCTATGGCAGAACTTGGTCAAATTCCTGTAGAAGCTGCTAAAAATATTCGTGAAAAAGCACAGTTTAACTTAGAACGCGTTAAAGAAATTGAAAAAGTTACTAATCATGATATTATCGCATTTTTAACTAACGTTGCTGAATACGTTGGTGAAGATTCTAAATATATCCATAAAGGATTAACTTCCAGCGACGTAAAAGATACAGCACTCGGCATTATGATGAAAAAATCCGCTGAGCTTATTTTAGAAGACCTCAAAAATTTACGTGATGTATTAAAACGTCAAGCTAAAAAATACAAACATACTGTTTGCATCGGTCGCACTCATGGTATCCATGCTGAACCAATGACTCTTGGCTTAAAATTTGCTTTATGGTATGACGAAATTTGCCGCGATATCGAACGTGTAGAACACGCTAAAAAAGTTGTCGCTGTCGGTAAACTTTCTGGTGCTGTAGGAACTTATTCCAATATTGACCCTCGTATTGAAGAAATCACTTGTAAAAAACTTGGCATTGAACCTGTAAAACTTGCAACTCAAGTTATCCAGCGCGATCGCCATGCAGAATATATGACTACACTTGCTATTGTAGCTAGCACATTTGAAAAAATCGCTACAGAATTACGCAATCTCCAACGTACAGATATTCGTGAAGTTGAAGAATATTTCCAGCCTGGCCAAAAAGGCTCTTCTGCTATGCCTCATAAACGCAATCCAATCACTGGAGAACGCATCACTGGTATGGCTCGTCTTGTTCGTGGTAACGCTATTGCAGCTATGGAAGATATCACTCTTTGGCATGAACGCGATATTTCCCATTCTTCCGTTGAACGCGTAATTTTACCAGACAGCACTATCAACGTTGATTACTGCTGCCGTAAATTAACAAATCTTGTAGATAAACTTCTCGTTTATCCAGAAGCTATGATGGAAAATCTTAACAAAACTGGCGGTCTTATCTTCAGCCAACGCATCATGCTCGCTGTTGTAAGCAAAGGCGTACTTCGTGAAGATGCTTACAAATGGGTTCAAAGAAATGCTATGGCTAGATGGCTCAAAGGCGAAGATTTCCGCACAAATGTAGAAAAAGACCCAGATATCACAAAATATCTCACTAAAGAAGAAATCGACAACTGCTTCGATTATCAATGGTTCTTACGCAATGTAGACATGATTATGGCTCGTTTCGGTATTGAATAA
- the tnpA gene encoding IS200/IS605 family transposase codes for MKYKSNNNIVYSCKYHVVFCPKYRRKVLNNGVDERLKELINNICQELHVDLIEMKVMPDHVHLLLEVDPQLGIHKVVKRIKGISSRILREEFSWLKSRLPTLWTNSYFVSTVGGAPISIIKQYIESQKRSE; via the coding sequence ATGAAATATAAATCAAATAATAATATAGTATATTCTTGTAAATATCATGTAGTATTTTGTCCTAAATATCGTAGAAAAGTGTTGAACAATGGTGTTGATGAACGATTAAAGGAGTTGATTAATAATATTTGTCAGGAGCTTCACGTCGATTTAATCGAGATGAAAGTAATGCCAGACCATGTTCATTTGCTTTTAGAAGTTGATCCACAACTTGGTATACATAAAGTTGTTAAACGAATAAAAGGAATATCTTCAAGAATACTTCGAGAAGAATTTTCATGGTTAAAATCAAGGCTACCAACATTGTGGACAAATTCATATTTTGTATCTACAGTTGGTGGAGCACCAATATCAATTATTAAACAGTATATAGAAAGTCAAAAGCGTTCAGAATAA
- a CDS encoding RNA-guided endonuclease InsQ/TnpB family protein, translating to MKTYCFKLYKAKRNRKLHKVINIAGIIYNHCIALHKRYYRLFKKSLNIYKLQKHLTKLKKIGKFSYFKEVGSQAIQDITQRIDRDYKLFFRNLKHKIRTAPPSFKKIRKYKSFTLKQAGWKLLKGNIIEINKQKYKYFKSRDIEGIVKTITIKRDTLGDIYLYFVCETNENKVLARTGKSVGYDFGLKQFLTASDNEDIKAPLFFKQNANDIKKANRILSRKKKTSNHRRLAKIALARLHKKISNQRKDFHFKLANKICSEYALICIEDLNIKGMQKRWGRKISDYGFSEFIKILEYKAREIGSIVQKIDRYYPSSQICHVCGTKNPETKNLAVREWICAKCKTSHDRDRNAAINIWKVGASTFFGEI from the coding sequence GTGAAAACATATTGTTTTAAACTGTATAAGGCAAAAAGAAATAGAAAACTTCATAAAGTTATTAATATAGCTGGAATTATCTACAATCATTGTATAGCTTTGCATAAGCGATATTATCGTTTATTTAAAAAATCTCTTAATATCTATAAGCTTCAAAAACATTTAACTAAACTTAAGAAAATAGGTAAATTTAGCTATTTTAAAGAAGTAGGTTCGCAAGCTATTCAAGACATAACTCAAAGAATAGACCGTGATTATAAATTGTTTTTTAGAAATTTAAAACATAAAATTCGTACAGCACCACCATCTTTTAAAAAGATACGAAAATATAAATCATTCACGCTCAAACAAGCTGGTTGGAAGCTTTTAAAGGGTAATATTATAGAAATTAATAAACAAAAATACAAATATTTTAAAAGTAGAGATATTGAAGGAATAGTTAAAACAATAACAATTAAACGTGATACTTTAGGTGATATATATCTTTATTTTGTTTGTGAAACTAACGAGAATAAAGTTTTAGCAAGAACAGGTAAAAGCGTCGGCTATGACTTTGGACTTAAACAGTTTTTAACTGCATCGGATAATGAAGATATAAAAGCACCTTTATTTTTTAAACAAAATGCTAATGATATAAAAAAAGCTAATAGAATATTATCTAGAAAAAAGAAGACTTCTAATCATCGTAGATTAGCAAAAATAGCTCTTGCCAGATTGCATAAGAAAATATCTAATCAACGTAAAGATTTTCATTTTAAATTAGCAAATAAAATTTGTAGTGAATATGCTTTAATCTGCATAGAAGATTTGAATATAAAAGGAATGCAAAAACGTTGGGGTAGAAAAATATCTGACTATGGATTTAGTGAATTTATAAAAATTCTTGAATATAAAGCGAGAGAAATTGGCTCAATAGTGCAAAAGATAGATAGATACTATCCAAGTTCGCAAATTTGCCATGTTTGTGGTACAAAAAATCCTGAAACTAAAAATTTGGCAGTTCGTGAGTGGATTTGCGCAAAGTGCAAAACCAGCCACGATAGAGATAGAAATGCTGCTATAAATATATGGAAGGTTGGGGCATCAACCTTCTTTGGAGAGATATAG
- the dnaB gene encoding replicative DNA helicase, with the protein MIDRVPPQNIEAEQAVLGAMLISKEAIAESAQILNPQDFYREAHRIVFEAMLDLSNRNQAVDNLTVIEQLNKTNQLEKVGGIAFVTALANTVPTAANVVFYAKIVKEKALMRHLINTATAIAAMGYEGADDADSIMDKAEKMILEIASNRKTGDFTPINQIVIDTFSKIENLYESKGGLTGLSTGFKDLDKLTAGLQPSDLILVAARPSMGKTAFTLNIASHVALKENKPVAFFSLEMSKEQLMQRMLCAEGLVESQRLRVGDLDEQDWQKLIAAADKFSKAPLYIDDTPGISIMELRSKARRLQQEKGLSLVLIDYLQLMQGRANKNGDNRQQEISEISRSLKSLARELNVPVIALSQLSRSVESRQIKKPMLSDLRESGSLEQDADIVMFLYREDYYNAETENKNITDVIVAKHRNGPVDTVQLFFHKEFTKFADLLRTQDNI; encoded by the coding sequence TTGATAGATAGAGTACCTCCCCAAAATATAGAAGCTGAGCAAGCTGTTTTAGGTGCTATGCTCATCTCTAAAGAAGCTATTGCTGAATCTGCTCAAATTTTAAATCCACAGGATTTTTATCGCGAAGCTCATCGCATTGTTTTTGAAGCAATGCTTGATTTGTCCAATCGCAATCAGGCAGTCGATAATTTAACTGTCATTGAACAATTAAATAAAACAAATCAATTAGAAAAAGTTGGCGGTATTGCCTTTGTTACTGCACTTGCCAATACTGTGCCCACAGCTGCAAATGTAGTTTTTTATGCTAAGATAGTCAAAGAAAAGGCTCTCATGCGTCATCTCATCAATACAGCTACAGCCATTGCCGCTATGGGTTATGAAGGTGCTGATGATGCTGATAGCATCATGGATAAAGCCGAAAAAATGATTTTAGAAATCGCTTCTAATCGTAAAACTGGCGATTTCACACCTATTAATCAAATTGTCATTGATACTTTTAGCAAAATTGAAAATCTATATGAATCAAAAGGTGGTCTGACAGGTTTATCCACTGGCTTTAAAGACTTAGATAAACTCACCGCAGGGCTTCAACCTTCTGATTTAATCTTAGTCGCTGCTAGACCTAGTATGGGGAAAACAGCCTTCACTTTAAATATAGCTTCTCATGTTGCTTTAAAAGAAAATAAACCTGTAGCTTTTTTCTCTCTTGAAATGTCCAAAGAACAATTAATGCAGCGTATGCTCTGTGCAGAAGGACTTGTTGAGTCTCAACGATTACGCGTCGGTGATTTAGATGAACAAGATTGGCAAAAATTAATTGCCGCTGCTGATAAATTTTCTAAAGCACCACTTTATATTGATGATACTCCTGGTATCAGCATCATGGAACTTCGCTCCAAAGCTCGCCGACTTCAACAAGAAAAAGGTTTAAGTTTAGTATTAATCGACTATTTGCAATTAATGCAAGGTAGAGCAAATAAAAATGGCGATAATCGACAACAAGAAATCTCTGAGATATCTCGTTCTTTAAAATCTCTAGCTCGTGAACTCAATGTTCCTGTAATTGCACTTTCCCAGCTTTCTCGTAGCGTAGAATCAAGACAGATAAAAAAACCAATGCTCAGTGACCTTCGTGAATCTGGTTCACTAGAACAAGATGCCGATATCGTTATGTTTTTATATCGTGAAGATTATTACAATGCTGAAACAGAAAATAAAAATATAACTGATGTTATTGTCGCTAAACATCGTAATGGTCCCGTTGATACTGTTCAATTATTCTTCCATAAGGAATTTACAAAATTTGCAGATTTACTTCGTACTCAAGATAATATTTAA
- the lonC gene encoding Lon family ATP-dependent protease codes for MSIFSRFFKSKKKSRTTKAAVKLQQPNISATKVENTPEEIVVEPIDHDIDALYDILVDIEGADRLVLKASKLEALTLIRSNNRNQRILGLQKIVYENPTLDKLPKDDEIPTLLKEMMDYLANIMARRSFEDELEKRISAKMEENHQDYIFDIKKQILKEESSLKESSQSLAKLQQLEDKNKIHLTKSIMELLRPENLSEIIGQERAIKALKAKLSSPYPQHLILYGPPGVGKTTAARLVLQEACTQPHTPFNADAPFVETDGTTLRYDPRGIANPLLGSVHDPIYQGARRDLADSGIPEPKPGLVTDAHGGILFIDEIGELDDTLQNELLKVLEDKRAYFDSAYFEPNDPNVPEYIKKLFTEGAPADFVLIGATTRDSYYLNPALRSRCAEIYFEPLTPKHIETIVLNAAHKLNAKLDDEVAQIISEYTIEGRKAINILADAYSNALVRQENDMDNILITKEDIYTVAQVSRLTPFITKKASDTSEIGKIFGLGVAGFIGSVIEIEAIAFKAHEKGKGILRFNQTAGSMAQDSVFNAAAVVRKLTNEDIHDYDIHINIIGGGNIDGPSAGTAILIALISAITQKPIRQDIAITGEISIQGLVRPVGGVFEKAYGASQAGIKTLIIPEENAKDIPPDLHGLKVHPVKTAQEALAFAFDKI; via the coding sequence ATGAGTATATTTTCTCGTTTTTTCAAATCTAAAAAAAAATCTCGAACAACTAAGGCTGCTGTAAAATTACAGCAGCCTAATATTTCTGCTACAAAAGTTGAAAATACTCCTGAAGAAATTGTAGTTGAACCTATAGACCATGATATTGATGCTCTTTATGATATCTTAGTCGATATCGAAGGTGCTGACCGTCTTGTATTAAAAGCGAGCAAATTAGAAGCTTTAACGCTAATTCGCTCAAATAACCGCAATCAACGTATCTTAGGTCTACAAAAAATAGTTTATGAAAATCCTACTTTAGATAAATTGCCTAAAGATGATGAAATTCCTACACTTTTAAAAGAAATGATGGATTATTTAGCCAATATCATGGCACGTCGTTCTTTTGAAGATGAATTAGAAAAACGCATATCTGCGAAGATGGAAGAAAATCATCAAGATTATATTTTCGATATAAAAAAACAAATCCTTAAAGAAGAAAGTTCTCTTAAAGAATCTTCTCAATCATTAGCAAAACTACAACAGCTAGAAGATAAAAATAAAATTCATCTAACAAAATCCATCATGGAATTGTTACGACCAGAAAATTTATCTGAAATCATAGGACAAGAAAGAGCTATTAAAGCTTTAAAAGCAAAATTAAGCTCACCTTATCCTCAACATCTAATACTTTATGGCCCTCCTGGCGTAGGGAAAACAACTGCTGCAAGGCTTGTACTTCAAGAAGCATGTACTCAGCCACATACACCATTTAATGCTGATGCACCTTTTGTGGAAACAGACGGCACTACACTTCGCTATGACCCTAGAGGTATAGCCAATCCTCTACTTGGTTCTGTTCATGACCCAATTTATCAAGGAGCTCGTAGAGATTTAGCTGACAGCGGTATTCCTGAACCAAAACCAGGGCTTGTTACAGATGCTCACGGTGGTATTTTATTCATTGATGAAATCGGGGAACTTGATGATACTTTACAAAACGAATTATTAAAAGTCCTTGAAGATAAGCGCGCTTATTTTGACTCTGCTTATTTTGAGCCAAACGACCCTAATGTACCAGAATATATCAAAAAATTATTCACTGAAGGTGCGCCTGCTGATTTCGTTTTAATTGGAGCTACAACTCGCGATAGCTATTATTTAAATCCAGCTCTTCGTTCTCGTTGTGCTGAAATCTATTTTGAACCGCTGACTCCAAAGCATATTGAAACTATAGTTTTAAATGCTGCTCATAAACTAAATGCTAAATTAGATGATGAAGTAGCCCAGATTATCAGTGAATATACAATTGAAGGACGTAAAGCTATCAATATCTTAGCTGACGCTTACAGTAATGCTCTCGTTCGCCAAGAAAATGATATGGATAATATATTAATCACTAAAGAAGATATCTATACTGTGGCTCAAGTAAGTCGCTTAACACCATTTATCACTAAAAAAGCTTCTGACACTAGTGAGATTGGTAAAATTTTTGGCTTAGGCGTTGCTGGTTTCATTGGTTCTGTTATCGAAATTGAAGCTATCGCTTTTAAAGCTCATGAAAAAGGTAAAGGTATCTTGCGTTTTAATCAAACAGCTGGCTCTATGGCTCAAGACTCTGTTTTCAATGCTGCTGCTGTTGTACGCAAACTCACAAATGAAGATATCCATGATTATGATATTCACATCAATATAATCGGTGGCGGTAATATTGATGGGCCATCTGCTGGAACAGCCATTTTAATAGCTTTGATTTCTGCTATTACCCAAAAACCAATTCGTCAGGATATCGCCATTACTGGTGAAATCTCTATTCAAGGATTAGTTCGTCCTGTAGGCGGTGTCTTTGAAAAAGCTTATGGTGCTAGCCAAGCTGGTATCAAAACTTTGATTATTCCTGAAGAAAATGCTAAAGATATCCCTCCTGATTTACATGGCTTAAAAGTACATCCTGTTAAAACAGCACAAGAAGCTTTAGCATTCGCTTTTGATAAAATTTAA
- the rplI gene encoding 50S ribosomal protein L9, translating into MKVIMLQDLKKVGKKGDIVEVAEGYGRNFLIAKKYAVEATKQNINVAQAQKKSAERKKQQASDEARLMASQLSQVEITIPVRVGEGSRLFGSVTSKDVALTLKEKHNIDIDKRKIDIKNITCLGDYTATIKVHPEITSTITVHVVEK; encoded by the coding sequence ATGAAAGTAATAATGTTGCAAGATCTTAAAAAAGTTGGTAAAAAAGGCGATATCGTAGAAGTTGCTGAAGGATATGGTAGAAATTTCCTCATCGCTAAAAAATATGCAGTAGAAGCAACTAAACAAAATATAAATGTAGCTCAAGCTCAGAAAAAATCTGCTGAACGCAAAAAACAACAAGCTAGTGATGAAGCTCGTTTAATGGCTTCCCAATTATCCCAAGTAGAAATCACTATTCCTGTTCGCGTTGGCGAAGGCAGTCGTTTATTCGGCTCTGTTACAAGTAAAGATGTTGCTTTAACACTTAAAGAAAAACACAATATTGATATTGATAAACGCAAAATCGATATAAAAAATATAACTTGTCTCGGTGATTACACTGCAACAATCAAAGTTCACCCTGAAATAACAAGTACAATCACTGTACACGTTGTAGAAAAATAA